gaatgcaggatcctgttgaaacaaaaaaaagagtcatTTGCTGTCATGCATGTCTATATAGCAGCTGacatttacttaaaaaaaattttaaaagtacGTTTTGACTTGATATTCAATGGCGTTTGTTTTGAATACCTGTGTCGTGTTGCCTCCTGAAGCTGCTAGTCTGCAAAAGTATAGAAAAGACACGATCAGTGCCCAGATATTGAAAagatattcattttttttaatttttcaatgtCAAGCAAGTATTTGAAAAGCTCCTCCATACActacaaaataatcaaaatgagaaaccctgtggaaaaaaaaaaaaaaaaagggaataataataaaatgttttgatagCGGATACAGAAACAGATCAATCTGTTGTTACATGAAACATGGGAGAGCTCAAACACGACCATGACGGCGAGACGCAGTTGGTTTACTGTGACGACCTCATGCTGGTCGCAGCATCCCGGTTCAGTCAGAGACACAGCCACACAAGTCATTCAAGTTCATACGGCTGtgtactgtttgtttgttcttataCATCCTTTCATTATCCAGGAAATACCCCATGACATACAGGATCTCATCTTCCAGAGATTTCTGATCCCGGTTAAGAATGAGAGAATAAATGTTTTCCTGTACTTTACTTTGGTTAAAACACGTTTCATTTATCTTCACAGCTATAATCAATGGGGAATTTTCTCATTaagattcaaaaagaaaaagttaaatgAAACCAGAAAATGCTGCAGGCGAGCATGTGGTTTTAGGAGATGGTGGTTTAGCCACTGGGGATTACTTCTCTCTGCGCCCTGAGCTGTTTGACATCCAGATGCTAATCGGAGGAACAATGTTTGCTTAGCCTGCCGTTTAACACGCCGGTGTCTTCCTTAATTTAGAAAGAGATGCTCGTTTCCATGGATACGGGGATGCTTTTACCTTTTCTTGTGGACTTGGCCTGACTGGCAGCCACGGTAGTGAGGTCTGCTGGTAGACCCACGTAGACGCCACCATAGTtcctgagaggagaggaggacagtGTGTGGCAATCCAAATGACtggattgtttgtttgtttgtttgtttgtttgtttgtttttgcgcTATGGACCACTAGCTATGCAAGATTCATAAATTTCCATCCCTTCCTGAAAGTACTTAACTGGATAAAAGGGTGGGCTATCCGTCAAAATTAACCCCACTATTTTACAGCAGCTGGGaataataatgtttgtttttttccttaaattCACAGGACCAAGATAATCCAGAATCCAAGAGACGCAGAAAACTAGTTGGTTAGAGATAAGTTGCACAATACCTTCTTTTCTCATCTTCTACCGAAGGATCTTCTGTCCTGATTGAGAGAAACAGAGTTCAGATCAGCTCTTAGGAGGACAGACGTTTAAACAAAGTCATTTGAAACCCTGGTAGGTAGAACATTTTACTGCGCTGGAGGAATAATTCCCTTTGGAGGGGGTTCAGATTGCCCCGTTTTGTGTCATGAAATTGAACAATGCGAATGATAAAACAACATCCATCGCACTCATTTCTTTTGTCGTTGCTGGATTGTTCCTGATGGTTAAGAACAAGCTGCACTCCCTGGTTCACCGTGTGATTCCTCTCCAGCTCTGTCAACCACGTCTCATTCCattcatcttgtttttaacaCACTGACAACTTCtacttgtgtgtatgtgcaacCCATTATATACAAAGCCTGTTCAACGCTGCTATAATTCTACGTCACTGTTGGGTATGAAAAATAAGACAACAGAATGGGTAGCGATTAGTGATCGTTGGTCTTTCTCTCCGACAGCAGCTGAGCGAACGCGCCGAGCCGATGATCCAGGAGAGCTGGACAGGAAAGTGACATTTTCAATCCCAGGCAACGGCTGCATGTTGGGCAAGATCCTGAACTCTTAACTGCTTCCTGTATCAATTTGTGGTTGAGTGTGTCAGTGAATGGCTGAGATAGAAACCTAGGGGGGGTAGTGTAGAAACCCATGAATGCAATGATGCAAGTCTGTTTAACAACTAACATAACAGGACTTTAGCATATAAGTGAGGAAGTCATGGAAAGTGAGGTGAAGAAGAGGTTTTAAAGGTTGTgttggggttgtgtgtgtgcaggtgtgtgcatgtatgtgcgtgtgcgtgtgtgtgtgtgtgtgtgtgtgtctgtgtgtgtgcatgcgtgtatgtgtgtgtgtgtgtgtgtgtgtgtgtgtacataatgATATTTTGCTGTGTAGTGCAGTCCTAGGAAGCCATGATTAGCTTTGATGAGTCAGTGGCGTGCTGCTGTCAGCTCTCACGGGTATGGTGCTGGCGGCTTAGATGGGTAtcaagaagacacacacacacacacacacacacacacacacacacacacacacacacacacacacacacacacacacagaacatacACATGCATAGTGATTCCAGGAAGTGCTTTGGAAAACTGTCCCCTCCCTAATCTTTGATAAATGGCGGTAAAGGACAACCTGTCCTCTGTGTGACACTTCACAGGAAACACGATGAATCTGAAtcgacaggtttttttttcttctaaagcCGTGAGAAACCAtttctgagcaaaaaaaaaaaaaaagagaaagacttGAGAGGACTCAGTGGGGTACGGGCTTCGTGTTCAgatgcttgtttttctgtcactctCTTTTGTCGGTGTTTTTCCAATATGTTCTCAACTATGAGTCGTATCTGAGCGTTCAGGCCACAAGGTCAGGttggaaataataaatacaaaacatcagGAGGAGTTTCACGATACAGCCTGCTGGCAAACATCTGACATTAGAATATATTACGACTTTAGTTGTTAATGGATATCAGATAACGTTTTGGTCGCAACTTTTGGTCATACAATGGACTGTCCtgtgtttattaaatattattatgttACTCTTTTTTGCaagtactgtaattaaaatgtgCTTTACTGCAAAATTGATTTTAGAATAAAGTTTATCATGTGCTATACAGATGTGTTGTTCCACATGAACGCTGTGTGGTTTAAAGGGTTATGTTTGACACTTAGAAAATGAGTGATGTACTTACACATCTTTGGAGATTTCGGTCGGCCctggaaataaatttaaaaaaaacacagaaaaagacaaaattgaATTTATCTTTATTGATAGTGACAGGCTGATTCATGCGTGCTGACAATCAATGGTCGAGACACTTTAAGTGACATCATTCAGCTCTCATAGGATGTTAAGACACACCTTTATAGATGCAGACATTTAACAACAACCACTAAAATGCAGTTTAACAcacctatttattttattattttacagctgTATCCTGCTGGTTTGCACCCACTTTTTCTTTGTCAATTACTTTAATGGCTAACCCTTGAGGCGATACAGGTAACTCTCCTGTAATTGCTCAGCGAGACCAGAGTGAAGGAGCGGACCTTCTTCTGGTAACCTTGATCAGCCATCCGTGAGACCGGCTCTGGAATTTCCGTGAGCCTCTTTCACAAGATGAAGAAGCATTAAGGCTGAATTTAAATAAACCAAAGCATAACCTTTTgtattttgtccatttttatgTACCTAAAGTCACGGAATTCACAAAACACATTGGAATCTAATGAAATAGTAGTGCATGTTTATAATTCATATATATGTGCAGTTTATAGACACACCACCTGCAAAAGATAATAAATGGATGCACATCTGTTCAGTGATTTTTTATGAATTTGAAtggaaataataatttcaaatgtatttatgcAGCATTTAATAGCTGCAACTACATGCTCTAACTCCTAACTCaattaaaatgtgcaaaatttaaaaagaaaacattttttttgaacgCAATTTGTTGTATCGTTCTTAGATTTTCAATCTGGTTTTCATCAGAAGGATAACAACgctaagaaaaatgaaacaaataaaacattaattctGATTGACTTAATGACATAGTAGGCTTTACTGAACCAAAATCAGACCACACAGtttcatttgaattaaaatgagaTCACTTATCTGAAGGATAAGCTGACTTCCTGCTTAGACCTAGAATATCACGCAGCGCTAATAGCGGGGAGAAAAggtctcattttatttttccattccgTGTTTTACTTCATCACAACAGAAATGTGCCTTGAAATAAGATGTGAATGTAAAAGCATTGGAGAGGCTACATCCTGGACATGTACAGTTGATTTTATCTTTATGAAAGGAGTCGGGGGCTTTCCTCACAGTAAATGTTTCAGTCTGCTGACATGACACAGAGGCCTATTCAGCCGCCTGACAAAAGCTCTTTCATGTCCACGGGTGCACATCTGGATGCATAAAACTATGGATGAGCAACGTGACCCAGAGGTGGTCACATGAGTTTGGAACCGAAACATTCCTGAAATGATGGAAAGAGCccttttttcctcattcataAGCATTTTTAGAAAAACAACTGTTGGTGTCGGCTGACGTGGACAAAAGCGCAGCCGCTGGTGTACGTCTGTCAAAATGACAGGATGTcacatgtgtttgactttgacctctaaagaaggagaaggaagctgcacagaaacacattcaCTGTCCTTCCTGTCATACTCACAACAAACTCACACATCGACTGTACTGAAAAGCTGTTTACAGATGGTTTAACCTCCGAGTCGATCACATTTAAAGCAGAAGATAACACCAGGCTGAGAGTCCCAGCGTCTGTCTGTGGTTGTGTTAACATGCCTGGAAAACGCTGATTAGatccacacacatttacagaagCACAAATGATACCGCTCTAATGTCCACCAGCGGTGAGGTAATCCTGCAGACACTTCAATCTAATTATTACCTCAGTTTGACTGTGgagtggaaaaaaacccaaaacgtaTTGATCAGCCTGAATTAGCTGAAagagttgtttttctttgttttgttttatttttgaggaTCATCCACCACAAATCAGGATTTCTGAAtgaagtaaaaattaaaatcgCAATCAAATGCATTCCTCTCGacttgatgaatgaatgaacgcaGGCTATTGATACCAGCGGAGAATACACCCTCCAGGCACAACCAGCTCTCATCTCAGTCAGATGAGACAGAGAATAGGGAAATGTCAGCGGAGGTGATTTCCTCATGCAGAAAATCCATGAGCAGGAAAACACATAACAAAACAAAGAGTGACCTATGGGGGACTCCCCCCTTGTGTGAATGCAGACGTTGTAATTACACCATCTGTGTCGATATCATTACCAAAAGCAGCATGTCCCCGAGGACACCGCTCTGCCTGCTGCGTTGTAAATGTGTTTACTTCTATAGCcaaataaacaagtaaacaaattGATTTCTGAGCAAAATCAAGACATAGATTGCtgtcaaatacacacacacacacacacacaaacacacacacacacaagcattaaaaatgagaaaaatagaGCCCTCACCCCCTCCAGAGGTGCTGGTGGCCGAGGAATTGCCACAACCCATTTTGCATCGATGCAGCCACCGTCCAAACGGCGTGAAGACTTctcaaggagaagaaggagggaaaggaggagggggagaccCAAAAGACATTGGGACAAGGGGTTAAAGTGAGGGGAGGATTGAAAAGAGTGAAGGTCAAAAGAAGACTCCCCCGCTGTGACACGGGGATCTCCTTCCAGTCGTGCGCTTCCAGTGGGATTCTCTCCTCTCTGCAGCGCGATGGAGAGACGAGAACGAAGTGGAAGCGTGGAGAGAGAGGCttttatacacacatatattcacttggagggagaggggagagagatGCTCTGCCCTCACATGATTTGCTCTTTTCCTCCACCCTGACACGGTTGCCCGGGAAACCAGAGGAAAAGAGGCGGAGGGTGGGGTGAGATCCAACCAATAAGAATCTTCTTTTTTCAtataaaggagaaaaaaaagaaaagaaagaaatgcatttaAGGGGCATCAATTTATCGCTTGTCATGTGACATCTTGTGAAAAAACCtcaaattgtgtttgtgtggtgtaaCGTAAAGAATATCATGTAGGATCAAACGTTTCAGCTCCAGACAAGCGATGTGAGGAAGACGCTGAAAGCCTTCTCACAAAATCACTCAGGTCACGCTTAGGTCAGGGCTGTTTAAGTGGCACAATGTGCTACATTGACAATCAGAAAAACCGTCCCCGTCTTCACCCTGCGGTGTTATCTTATGACGTGATGATGACTGTCTCgctgacattttcagcttttaatGATAATTCCTCTAAACACGTAATTGCATCAATTTTCTgattttgtgcgtgtgtgtgtgtgtgtgtgtgtgtgtgtgtgtgtgtgtgtgttaggcgAGCTAATTGAGATCTCCACATTTACAggtaaatgaataatttatgagACACAAATGTGGGACGTTTACATTTACATCCATTAGAGACACAATGACCTGTTGTAGGCGTCCTGACGCACCCATACCTGAATTCACACCCCAGGCAGGAATTGCTTCATGAAATAATGATTATGTGATGTCATTCAAGTTCATCACAGGAGTTAGTGATGCTGAGTGTCATTAATCCTGTTGCTTCCATGGAAATCCAGTTCTTTGTGGAAtacatatttattcatcaaaaTATAATTCTGAAAATTATAGACATTCTTCTGAAAACCATTCTTACATTCTTGATATTCATCAGACTTCAAATTCAAATAAGGCaataatgaatataataaattaaatgccaGAAGCTGAAATATTTTGACGTGGCGATAATTGTTTAACTCTAAAGACTTTGCATCATGAGATCATACTAATTCAGACTCCTAGCACCATCTTGTGGATTAAAACCTGGACAACACAGCTTTATGATTTGTTACACCAAGGATTTGACTAATGGCGTTTTAAACACCATCATAAGACACACGTTTAAAAAAACGGACATTACTTAACCTATGCAGATCTAACCTTTGGGCTTTTCATGTTAGCTTCACATTTTTGCATTAGTTGTAGCCTGAGCACTGTTTGAAAGAAATAACATCATTCTCTCATCTGACTTTTTTCCAAAGAACTTCAGGCATAATATCACGCATGATAGTGAGTGAATATTGAAGAACCTTCTACACTTtgatatgaaatatatttttatattcatatgAGATATATactatttttcattaaaaagctTAGCCTCTGGGAGGAGGCGTCTAATTCTGTGGCTTATACACAAGACTGCTTATGAAGGGTTACAGGCATCAAGAGACTCTATGACTGTATGCAGGCCTgaagcaaaaaacacaaaaaatgttccAGAGCTTACCAGAGGATGAATGTCAAATTGATTTTGTATaatctgggcttgcgctagctaTTCGCCACTtggccataggcgaagtaaattccagattggcttcaaggtttttagactgtgtagccacaatggcgttcttatttttacggaaaaaaggctaaaacgtaTTACTTTTTTGCTCGCTAGCAGTGCTAGGTATTTCCGCGCCGCTATTTCCTCTAGGCTATTTCCACTAGCGAGCGGCGCCAGTTAAAATAGtgctgctatttccgcatgccgacagaatttagccgaagtgacccgaacgctcccgatcattaaatatgcactcgggtcatgacttCCTCTCGtctaatgaaaaacaaaaatattattttttacaagctgaCAAGGTAACACAAGGTGAGggcgatcgatcaaaagaatccagtgttttatagtagagttcgtgttaaagtcctcattaataaacaaatggtgaatgctgagggggggggggggtgacagaccgatcagaaggtaaatgaaagatattatcaatacatttttgaagtcttagacttttgttacctatgaccggcaggaataaccagcgatgtgtgtaaatgtgtattcacctcgcttgatatttttcatgcctttttaaattgaaatgaaaaatcatgttattgaattaaaaaaaataaaataaaataaactgtgctatggcataccaatagtgttggtggtggtcaaagttaaattgtcttctagtccaagtaaaacttacaagtagacattgagtaatattttgtatgactgtatcttcacatagtgaatggaagttttcaattgttgaatatcaAATTcgtacctgcataaagtaggacagaaataaagatagttcagcttcaactgttgactttagtgtatttttgtaggtaaactgaacagaagattttgccctcagaatgcaggaaaacaaccccattttctaaaaaatttccctcCCCCGGGACCACCTCACGTCCCCCcgcgacgagcgttggtcgtccgcgcgctgcgccactgtcttggaccaggcatgtggctttttgtggcttactcaattcttttgcactgagccacagtggcttagtcatactagctcctagtgcaagcccagtataatatacaaataaaaaagttcaaccattcagtttatttattatttcagtggGTCTACCGTGGGTGTTTCACGTGATATCTTGATAGGTCATCAATATCAAGGCAAGGTGCTTTCAGAACTCTGCACCTTCACCCCCCTGCGGTGACTTATGCCTCTGCTTCAAGGACAAGATAGATAAATCCTGGACGTGTCAGGGCAGAGCATGAATACCAAGCAGAGGGGGAAGGACTGCAATGTTCGAGGAGAAAAAGGAAGTGAGCGTTGAAGGGAGGAGCTGCCAGCCACTGAGCggtttcattttccaacccATAGGAAGCAGGAGGCGTTCGCTGGCAGCCACTTACAGGTAAATAATATTTTGGTCTTTGAACATCATGACAGACAATTGCTCCGTACACAGTTTTTAACGTTCCCTACAGGTTTCATTGCTGCAAGCTGATTTTGTAAACCAGTTGTGACTCATTTCTGTACAGTTATAGTTAAATTGTGAGgcagtttttccttttttgccaAGGACAATCGTTTCACATGCCAACCCACCCAAGGGTATGATCGGTTACCGGTTGGACCTGATGAAAACTGACACGAAGAGGTAGACATGGGTATAGGATGTCCTCCAGCACAGCAGAGGGTGATAACTCACAGTCGCCACAGGCAAATCATATACCTGAGGTTCTAAAGGTGGAATTCACCTGCTGGTTGTAAATGAATGGATATGTGGAGGGAAGGCAGAAGTATTTACCCACAAATCTAATAAggaatataaatgtatataagcCTGAGGAGCTCAGTAGGAAATCAATGCACATCAACATGCTGTGATTTTAAAAGGATTTCATTCATGGAGGTTTTACAGAGCATACAGTTTCATTCTAATGGAGCAGTATGCTTTACATGCAGATGAATTAGTTGTTATTTGGTGCTAATTCACATCCCTCTTTTTGCATTCACTCATATCTGTTTGGTAGAATTAATCCTTACATGGACGTAGTCTCgtggtttattttgtgtttgaccAATTTGGAATGCTCTGTAATGACTGGGAACTACTTCCAGGAAGTGAGCCTCAGACTTTACTGGTGATGATCTATCATTAAGGATCACTTTGCACCAGCAAGAGGTTCATATTTGTGACTTTGATTGAAATGTGTGAACAGCCCCTGGATGGACTTTAAGGATTATGACATTTTGGTGAATGTCTGCAAGATTGATTTTAATAACTTCAGGAATCCCCCTGgtatttttcatcatcatcagggaaATAAAGTGGTCCACTtccttaatttctttttctttatcgtcatttgaaaataattattttaatttaagtttACTGAACGGTGTATTTCCCATTTCCTCTCACATATCTTCGACTCCTGTCCATTAAAGGGAAAAATACACAAGATTTCCCATGATACTGTGCttcttcacatcatcagactCTTGCTGTATATCCGTATATCTTGCCTGCataatttttattgaaattacCCCAGCTGCACCGTGGGATTAAATGTCATTGATAAAATGTGACTGACGGTCAGAAAGCTTTCTcttgtttcaacattttaaaatcttcAAAAGTTTTGACCTTCAGCATTTGGAGTAAAAGATTTTCCAAGTCCGAATATGGATCCTGCTTTACTCAATGAGGCTTTCTAATCACAGGGAAACATCAGAATCATAATACAAACCTTTGAAGTTCTGGCATTTGGAAGCACTTGTAGACAGGTTTGTCTGGTGGAGGATCACCAACATGGTATTTTATCTGGGTTTTTTCATAGACGTGTGTAAGGATGCTTGCGTTGGCGTTACGCTACTGAATTTCCAAACTTTTGGGCGAGCTggtgaaaaacaggaaaaggtcGACAGGTCTGTTCACATGTAAGTGATGAACTGTGACTCAGCAATATGTCAGCTTTAattatggatggatgaattaagTCTTCGTTCAGCTGAAAGCCTCACTCAGCGCTATACAGGCCTCCTTGATTGGATTTGGAAAGATGCTCCCACGGGAAATTTTCTCTGCAGATAAATTAGCATAACGTCAATTCAGTTCACCTGAGAGCCGTCAGTGTGATTCATTCACAGCTCAGTTCAATACAGAGCCATTTATGTTGGGGgtaagaggaagaagagacgagacagtgtgacagacagactgacagacagacaggttggGTTAAAGTTCACATCATTTGTACCATCTGGTGATGTTAAGTAACAGCAATGCATACAACTTAACATAACCCCAGCGCTCTCAGATAACTCCTTTGTCTCTCCAGCCTGTCATGGATGTCATAGACCCCATCATCTCCATCGCCTCAGAGATCTACACTCTGGTGGAGAACGTGAAGGCCAATAAGAAACGCTGTCAGCGTGTTTCTCAGCGTGTCAGAGCCCTGGAAGACCTGGTGAGGTCCATCAAACAGACGGAGCACAAACGAACGTCTGCAGATGTAGAAAGAGCCCTCAAGGAACTGTGCATCACTCTGAAATCAGCCCAAGAGTTCATCATTAAATTCACTCTGGCCAACTGGTTGGAAAGAGTCTTGAAATGCAACAGCCACGGAGATGAGTTCCACAGCATAAATGAACGGCTGAACGATGCCTTCCAGGTCCTGTCTGGGGCCTTGCAGGTGCAGCATGGGAACACACTCCACCAAGTGTTTGAACTGCattccagagagagagaagatgaagTGGACGGGAAGGATGATGACATAGAGCTGAAAAACTGTGAGGGAACCGATTCTCACTTTGTGACATTTTAGTAGGAAAGATAGGTGGAAACTTGTTCAGTCAGACTTTGCTGAGAATTAGAAGTGTGCATAGCCTCCAATCAGAACAATTGTGGTCCTCCAGACCGTGGTcctcaaagatattgaggacaaCAGATAACTTTGggacaagacatttcaaatacagtgtagttggacatcaggcagctgaatgacatgaattaaaaaagcataataggggactttttaaatcaatgcaaTAAGTAGTTTCAACCTGCATTCTCTCAAATGGCCAGCAGGGGACACTGGGTGATTTAATGTAAGCTTACAGGACTGTactcctttcatttatttatcagtaaacatttttttcatgtagaGTGAGTTAGCTATATTTTATGGCACCTGTAGTTCagatatttaataaaatgataaataaagtaGACAATAAATGACTATTTTTTTGCAACCTCAGCTAATAAGGATA
This region of Antennarius striatus isolate MH-2024 chromosome 4, ASM4005453v1, whole genome shotgun sequence genomic DNA includes:
- the LOC137594159 gene encoding overexpressed in colon carcinoma 1 protein, whose product is MGCGNSSATSTSGGGPTEISKDVTEDPSVEDEKRRNYGGVYVGLPADLTTVAASQAKSTRKD